The Drosophila biarmipes strain raj3 chromosome X, RU_DBia_V1.1, whole genome shotgun sequence genome includes the window AGGCTCGGGTTTCTCTGTGGAAAATCGAGGGAAATACAATTGGTTAGCGGGGGAAAAATGgattttttctgtttctttGAGTTTctattcaataattttaaagaaaattaggCTTTTAGGCATAGATGCAGAGAGCTTGTCCTGGGGAAAGACTACAAAATAAAGGCAGAGATCACGACACATACTTTTCTCACCTggaccgccgccgccgccagcgACCATGCGCTGGTAGTGCAGCGGGATCTCCGGCGGACTCACATAGGAGCCGAACGGAGGAACCCGCGGCGTCTGCACCGGAATGGccaccttcttcttcttctgcttCTTGGCGGCCACCGGCTTCTTGCTGGCCTTGTAGTAGGCGTTCTGCTGGCGCACCCGTCGCTCCGTGGAACTGGCGCAGCTGTCGGACTCGGTGCAATCTGCGGGCGAAACAAGGGTTCGGGATGAGAAGAGCGTTCCCCGGGGTGCGGGGGCTTAAGCGGTGGCGCTGGGTGAGGGGTGGTGGTGCGGGGGACACAGAGAACAATGCTTTTCGGTCGAGATTCAATGATTTCTTCTCCTACTCCAAGGAACTTGATCTTAACACGGCATTTCAAATGGTTTACCAACATATTAAGGTTTTTGGACCACTTACGAGACAATAAACATTAATAAAGTGAATTGATTTACATTATATCACATCAATGAGTTCTTTTTTTAAGGAACTTTGAAGTTTCGGTTTATGACTTTACCTACACCTGGCACTTTTAGAGATCTCTATAGTTCTAGAGAGTTCATTTAAATACTCATTCAAAGTTCGTCACAGGACAACCGCAAAAAACAGGTGTTTCATGGTAATATTTCATACATAGATTTCGATCTGTTAACATCAAGTTCGGGGGTCGTTCTTGTTATCTGTGCGGGTGAgtgattcggattcggattcgggtGAGTTAGTGGGCGAGAGGGGGTTAGTCCTAGCGAACTCCTGGCGAAGATGTCCTCGCACCGGCCCAGCGGCCTCAGTACCTTCGTTCTCGTAGATCTGCTCGTACTCGGCCAGCTCCTCGGAGTCCTCGTCCTCGCCGTCCAGCTGGGCATGGTCGTAGCGCTTGCCGTCCTTGTCGCAGGGCTCCAGGTAGGAGTCGGCcatgctgccgctgccgccggtgcccaggcccaggcccagcCCGGTGCTGCCCGACCCGGAGCCGgagcccgagcccgagccGGAGCCGGTGAAGTTCATCTTGGCCACCGCGTCGCTGACCAGCTGGAAGTTCTTCATGTTGAGCTTGCCCGGCTGCTGGGTGGGCAGCGTGAAGGTGGAGGAGCTCATGGCCGGGCAGTTGCGGCTGGGCGCCTCGCCCACCTTCAGCGTCTGGCTGGGTCCCTTCGGGCGGATCTTGTTCAGGTTGGAGTCGATGTGCCGGCGGCCGGTGGTGTAGGCGTGGGTCGAGCCGCTGAAGTTGTTCCAAATCGAGTTCTTGTTCATGTTCCGCCGCCCGTCGCTCTTGTCCTCCAGCCACTCTGAAGACGGTCGGCAGCAGGCGGAAGGCAGAGAGTTGGGAGAGAAGCAGAGATTCACAATTAGCCCAatcggaggagcaggaggaggtgCCCCACGGGGGACTTCTCAAACTATAACTGCCATGGCTGAGGGTGTGCATCGGTCTGGGCACAACTTCTTGGCGATCCGAACTAAGGCTTCGTATAGAACGAGCGGTTCGAAGATTAAATGTGAGTTCTGCTTAGTTGCGTCATGTTTATGAGTTCTTATCTGCTGGTACATAAGCGGCTATCCAACCTACGCTTAGTTATTTACTGCACATGAGCAATGCGAGTAGTACATGCTTATTGCTAAGTCATAATAAGTCTGCTTTTAAGTGAGCTATTCAAAATTTGAgctttataaaacattttaaaacaatgtTTCTAGTAAAAAACAATGAATAAGGTAATTTTTCCCAAGataaaaatatgttgtttAACAGTTAAAGGAAGTTAAacaatttacaaatatttctgACAACActtcttttttcaaaaaaaaaattttttactgctataaaagtaaactttataaaatttgagataaacaaaagatttaaaaaatgtgtctAGTGAATAGAAAAAACGATTTTTGGatgaaataagaaataaagcATTAAGTACACTCTCTGACAACTTTCCTCgcttttaaatgtaattattttgtAGTATTTCTGATGACCCTCCTTTTCGAAAGGACATTTTTAACAGACACCATTTTCCTAATTTTGTTCTATACTATAAGAAGATGTGCCCTTTGACCAACGCACACCACAGCCAGGCGATAAAGAGGGAGGAGATGCAGGGGCAAGCAGCAACATAAGCTCGGGGATTCGTGCCGGGATTTGACTTCGGTTCAGGCGGTGCTTCGGTTGCAGGGTCCAACAGAAAAGGTCTAAAGCTAGTGTCTACAACTTAGGTGGATCGTGAGAGTTGAGATTAACCTGCATCGTGGGTGGCTAGTGAATCCTTGGACCCGCTGACATCCGCTGCGTGTCGGGAAACGAGACAAACGAGAGCAAACACACGGATTCGTCAGATTCAGATGGAACAGAGGCGAACTCCGACGAGGGATTCCACGGAAAAGAACAGAGAGAGCAAAGCAAAAGGAGAACTTGGGGAACAGCAAACGAACGAAAGAACATCTGTACAATCGATTCCCCTTGAGGTTGGGCTTTGGATTGGCTCTTGGTTTTGGTTTGGCTGGGGTCGTGGGGCGGGACCATGGATACATggagtatatacatatacagcGTTACTGGCAGACAGTACGGGCGCACGGAACTGAAGAATTCACGGAAAGTAAGAACAAACGCAGCTTAAGGTAAATAAAACGAGAACGGGAGGGGCAGGAAGAAACATTCGGGTGGGGAGCGGCTTTGATTGACTGGTTCAGGTTGTGGGGCTGGATCTGGTGCGATATCCTTGCAGGGAGCCTTCAGTTTGTTCCGAAAAAGATCCTAAAACTTAAAAAGTTCCTAACGCCTAAGTGGAAATACACTTCAAACTGATTTTGGTATTAATCtagtattatttttggaaTGTGTTCCCAAGTTACTACTTTTGGTTTgggataattttataaatatatattacagAATAAAAcgattcaaaaaataatatatatttacaccTATGAAAATTCACTtgcacttaaaataaaaacccaaaCATACTACCCGCTCCATATGGAATTTCAATATACTACAGCATATGTACAGAGTTTTTAAGCAAACTTTCGGAACAATTCAGGAACTGTGAGGATATCGCCAGCCTACCCCAAACTGAAGAACCGAGGGCGGGAGAGAAGGATTTCGAGAAAGGAGTGAGGGGCGGTGAAGTTGGTGGTTCGTTGGTGTTTTTCGAGTGATCACAACAAAGAAACCaagtaaacaaataatatcTCTAAAGGAGTGGGATGATAACGAGATAGAGATAGAGAGACAGATAGAGATAAGAGATATAAACGAGAATGTAGGagaaatatattcaaataGTTAGATTACATGTTATTTCTTCCAAACTTGATTCTGAAGCCGAAACGAACTGACTCTTATATGTGCATGTAATGAGCTGATGATCTGGAGGGGCTGGCTCTGGAGGAGTTGTTGGAGGAGGGAATATCTGGAATCCTTATAtattttcgtttgtttttgaTTGAGTATTTTGTTTGGTTGAGAGCaaataatttgatttgcaATAGGCAAaacgacaacaacaaataCACACACAGAGATAAATCGATAAAAAATGGTTAAGGTTAATCGTTAATAATAATCATTATATAGAGTATATATAGATATGGCGCATATTAGATATGGTATGGCATGGCATGGTAATGGCACGAGCTCGCTCCCCACGAGTGGGCAACGAGGTGGGCGAATGAATCAATGGATGGTCTGGGCGATGAGATGGATTTGAATATTCATACATGGATAGATATATCGTATATGGGTatgaattatatatatagttcaTTGGCTATGGAGCACGAATTCTGAATGAGTttggtttctgtttgttttgttttgggctTGGTTTAGCTTTCAGGTGGGGCTTTGGCTTGGTCGTTCTAGGATCAGTGGCCAGCATGGAACTTACTTTGGTGCAGGTGCTTGGGCTTTTCGTTGTCATCGTAGATTTCATCTAGTGATATATCTCTTTCTTCTGCAAGTGGAAGGTACAGCGGTGAGAGGGGTCCTGCTTATGGACTGGACTGTGTGGCCTACCATTTAATGAGTTGAGAGATCGGGTAGGAGCCATTTCGTAGTTCTCGCTGCCGGAACCGTCGGTCCCCAGCGTGTTGGACAGCATGTAGCTCTCGTGGCGCGGCGGCGGGCGTGGCATCTGGTTAACCGAGTTCTCCAGCGTGCCCTCGCCCGAATCCAAAGTAATTGACTCCTCCACGTGCAGGTTCTCCACCTCGTACTTGTTGTCCCAGGCCGTCTTCAGGAATGGATTATAGAACGCAACTGTGGACAGACACAGAAAGTCGTGTTAGGCCGGCTCAGGCTCAGCACCTCCAGTTCGAGTCGCACTTACACTTGACGTACTGATCCGCCGAGAAGGTCATAAAGCTGCCCTTGAAGCGATCGGCCACCGCATTGCCCTCGGTGATCAGAAACTGGCAGATGTCGCTGTTGAAGAAGGCATTTACGCCCCCGCTCTCGGTCACCGCGATGATCTGCAATGGAATGTTGGCATTCTGGGCCGCCAGGATGCTAAGAATATACAGAAACATTagcaaaacatttttaggGAGAATGAACTGGCATCACCCACCTAAGATTGGCCAACGAAGAGCGACGCTTGGCGGAGTAAAAGTAAATGTAGCCATGGATTAGCTCATCGCGGTACTGGCTGGTGCCGTGATACGAAGACAGGATGAACTCCACCCGCCGCTTGGCGTCGCCAATGAAGACGTCCACGATGACAGAGTGCTCGCTGGCCTTGACCAGCGTCGATTCCGCCACCAGCGGCTGCACAATGTTCTCGATGTCGTACTGGTCGCCACAGAAGATGCAGCACAGGATGCGCAGGTCCGTGTGGTTGGAGGGATATGGCTCGTAGCTCTTCATCTCGGTCAGCTTCAGCGACAGGATGACGATGTTGAGTATGTCGTACACGTACTTCTGGTGGTTCTGCGTGTGGTCGATGAAGTCGCAGTGCAGCATCTCCGACAGGCGCATGCCCTCGTTGCGCAAGTACTCCACCTCGTTCTCCTTGAGGTCCTGCGGCTGGTAGACCAGCACAATGGGCAGGTTCTCGAACTTGTCCTCCAGCTCCAGGTTGCAGAGCAGCGTGCGCTCCAAGTTGTCCTTGAGCGTCTCGAAGGACTGCTGGTTGGAGTACACGCAAATCAGACCTGGAACAGAAGACGTTCAGGAATTAGTGTGGAGAACGCAAAGGAAATGGCAATGCAAGGGTtagaatatattatatatttcccTTAGATTTCCTAATTGTAAACGATTAGCGAGCCAAGTTAATAGTTGGGATATCATGACTTTCAAAACTAAAGATGACCGATCAGCTTAAAATATTCTTGTCATAGCCCGGCTTGTACGCTTTATTTCCCTTCAGCTAAATCAATCTTCGATCTCAAATGAGAAATGCATAATCGAAAGGCTGTGAGTAAGCAAAGTGATATCATTTGTCGGCAATAGACACTCGTTAATTCGCTAAATACTATATCTTGGTGGCATAGTGAGCCACGGGGCAATTAAGTGCAATTACTTGGACAGGCGTTACTCACTAAACGGTGCGAAACCGAATCCGAGAAACAGCCAACTTACCACTCGAGTAGACATCGATGGCCTTGAAGGCCTCCATGTCGCCGTTGGCGATGCGGTAGTTGAGATAGTACGTCTGGTTCTCGTAGATGTACTCGCCCTTGCTGCCGGTGCAGATGCGGATGTCGTTGAGGAGATCGCTGGCCAGGTGCTCGGAGCCCACGATCAGCAGGTTGAGCGTGCggtcgctgccgctgccggaACTCTTCCAGCCCCCGCCGCTGGGCGCCTTGTGGTTGCCGGCCGACTTGTCGGACAGCACCTCCTCAATGAGGCTGTCCACACAGTTGTAGAAGAAGGGGCAGTGGTCGCGGATGGGGCAGTGGATGAAGCGCAGGTGCTGGACCAGCATCAGGCGACGCTCCTGGTCCAGGCGATCGAGCATCTTGTAGCGCGAGTCCTCCTGGATGACATCGGTGATCTGGCGCACATCCTCCTGCGTGATGTTGTCCACGTTCTTGAACTGCAGAAAGTATTGGGCgtgctccagcagcagctccacgaAGTTCTGCTTGCTCTTCTCGATGATGTCGTCCTGGTGGATGTCGTAGATTTGCTGGCAGTCGTGCTCCGAGAGCGCCTCGAAGCATTCGCGGCCCATGAAGAGCACTCGCACCTCGGACAGCTGCTTGCCGGGCGTCACAAAACCAGACTCCTCCAGCAGCATCTTGAACTGCTGCTTCCATCTGCGGGAGAAACAAGGGGGGAGGAGGTTTAAAATGAGTTAGcataccaaaataaaaactgtgATAAGACAATAAGTGTGTTATTTGATTCTATGGTTGGATCCGATAAAACAACTCGGTTTTGCTATGCGACTCACCCGATCTTCTTCTTGTCCTGCTGCACCGAGTTCAAGTAGTTGCGGAAGACGGTCTCTGCCTCGGAGGTCTCTAGCACGTCGAACGGAATGCGGGCCTCGTCCTCCGCCTCGTCCATGTCCACCAGCTCCGTCCACGAGGCCTGCGGGCACTCGAAGAAGTACTGCTCGAACTCGATGTGGTTCTGCAGATAGTTCCTGGCGCACTCCCACGCATCGTCGTCGCTGATGTTGAGCGCCCCGATGTCCGGCAGCAGGTACTCCAGGGCCAGTGCGAACTTGTCCAAATACTGATGTAGCTTCTTGTTGAGATGGTCGTCGCGCAGCTTCTTCATGTGCCGCCGGAAGAGCTTCTGGCCGGCCTCGTGGCCGAAGATGTTGAGGAACTCGTTCCACTCGCGGTACTGCGACAGCATCTTGGAGCCCTGCGTCCACAGGACGTGGTAGTCGGTGATCTGGTTGCGAATGAGTCGCGTCACCGCCTCCGAGCGTGTGTCCAGGAGCTCCTTGCGCGACTTGGCCGACTCCTGGTAGGAGATGATCTTGACCCGGTTCTTAACCTTGTCGATCATCTGGGCGAGCAGGAGGAAGGCCAGGTCGATGTTGATGCTCTCGTGGGCCGACGTCTCGATCAGCTGAACGGTGCTCTTGTAGTCCTTGCGCTGGCTTATCTTCTCCGCCTCGCGCACATACAGCTCGTAGGCGTCGTCGTTCTTGGTGGTCACCAGCACCAGCGGCTTCTTGTTCTTCAGTATGGTGGCGATGACGTTCTGCACGAACTCCACCTGCTTCTCCACACTGCGGTTGGGCACCGGGCTCACATCGAAGACGACCACGAAGCCATCGATGCTGAGCCGGCCGTCGGGCATCACCTTCTGCTCGTACTCCTTCTCGATGCCCAGCTGATTCTTGCATATGTACATGAGCTTCTCCGCGGAGAAGACCTTGGTGGCCGTGCAGCGCTTCGAGTAGGGGTCCATCTTTCCCACCTTGAAGGCCTGGAAGGTGGAGTCGTCCATGAACTCGGTCTGCTCGATGATGTTGAACTGGTACTCGACGCCCTCGTCCGTCGTCTTGCGCACATCGCCCCAGTAGAGGAAGTGGTCGTTGTTCACGATCCGGCCACTGAAGTCGCTCTGGCTGAGCACTGATATGTGATCGATGAAGTAGTCGTCGGCCATCGGGCGCATGAATCTGTTGCACAGGCATGACTTGCCCACGCCCACCTGGCCGCGGTCCTTTTCGGTCCCGGATAGTCCAATGACCGAGATGTTAAACTGACGCATCTTGACGTACCTGCGGGATTAGAATGGTGATGGTGGTGAGTGCCGTCCGACTAGTCTATTCAAATCGCAGCAAATCAAGTAATTCGCGAGGGGTTCTCTGGTTCTTTTTGGCCATAAGCACGACTACAGCCTTATCAGGTCGATAAGGTGGTATCTCCACCGACTTCGATTCCAAACACGCCTATGAAAATCATCAGGCGCCCTGCCAGCTTATCAAAATATCGCTATGTTGTAACCTGGTTGGGCATATCCATCACAAATCGATTCACTAGCCTCCTACAAATAACTTAGTCTATACCTATGCAAGGCGCACAAAGCGTTTATGTAAGACGATATGATACATTTCTCCTATTTTTCACCTCCAGGTGATATTTCCCACAGTTGTTGTGAGGGTAAGATGGGATACCACCACCCCATGGGTTTTTCCTGCTAATAGGATCTCTTTGTGTTCTAGGCACCGTCCCATTCCTCCCTCTCATCCCACTTTTCACCGCACCAATGCGAAGTTCTCCTTTTATCCAAGATAACCCTGTGAGACACTATACTAGGGCACTTTGTCGTGGCCACTGCACTATAAATACCCAATATGCCGGAACGATGCGATCTCTGGCACCTCAGGCTTGCCCCTGTATGGGAACTGCCATGGGGCACGATCTGCGGAGTGTACCTTGGGCTCTATCTTTGTTTACGTGGAGGTGGCAGCCTGTGTTCAGGGATCTGCTGGGTTCCGAGGACTTTTCCACGGGAAGTCGCGATGACGATTACCCAAGATAACCTTGTGCGAGATGCGGGATGCGAGCTGGAGACCGCCCCCGCTGGCCCGCACCACTGCGCACTGCCAGGGGGCCGCAGGACCTTCGCATTTTCGCACACTTTTCGCCAGTCTAGGCTTTGTCGTGGGCTCCGCTGGCTACAACTACGCAGTTACGGATACATCCACGGAGCGAGCGAGAGCGAGAGATGGGCTGCTGCGGCGACAAGAGTGGAAAACGCGAAGGCAGTTTTCCTAAGCCGGCGCTAATCGGAAAATCAATCCTGGCGATTTGCGGACATCCCCAGCGGGGTTTGGACTTCACAACTTCACATATCACAGCGGGCGTTTACCTGTCTTTTCTGTTGGTTTATGTGGCTAGTTTTTACACGACATTTTCGGCAAGTAGGAAAGTCGGTCTGCAACAAATCCTTTTTCCGTCCTGACTGCGGCGGCTGCTCTGCCGCGCCGCTGCCTTCGGCGCTGCGAACGCGGGCGCAGCTCGCTCTCCTCCAGCCTGGAATGCTCTCCTCGAGGGAGAGTGGAAGGCCAGAGAGAGCGCGGCGTGGGTGGAAGCGATTGcggtttgttgttgctgctgccgccgctgctgctgcactcCAATTTGTTGCTGTTATCCTCGAGTGGGAGTGTGCCAAGGcgtgcgcctgtgtgtgtgccgtGGCAGCCTCAACGAGAgtggaaataataaattccCCACCGAGCTTTAATTGAGTTTTTCCGGCGCACAGCACACAGCACACAGCGGCACACACATGTGGGCGAGTGCAGTGCGAGCAGCGCAGAAGCGAAATTGGAGCTGCAACAGATTTCCTGTACGTTCCCCGGGCTGCACAGCATTCGGGAATTATTGTTGTTTATTGGAAGGACGGcacagcaccagcagcagcagcaggaagaGAGGGGCGAGAGGCGATGGCGATACGGCGATAAGAGAGAGCGGCCCAGCACTGCAAGTGCATGTGCAACGGTACAATTACACAAACACGGACGGGTGGGGCGGGAGCGCGAGAGAGGCGCGGAGAGGCAGAGCGTTTCGGAAAATTCAGTTGAGACTCAGAGGTTCAGATTTTGTTGCAGAAACCGAAAcaggggcaggggcgggggcagaggcagaggcagaaacagaaaagaaaaacactgTTGCCGCATCCGTCTAGCCATCCCGCTCGGGCGCGCACACTCCCAGCATCGCGGCATCTCGCTctctgcgtgtgtgtggaCAGTGGACAATTACCTGCAGCTGCGCACAAAGAACTCGAGCGGAGTCCTCCTAGACCCCGACTGGCTCGGTCTTCCAGCCGTGGTCACTCCGCGAAATACCAAACAAATGCAGTGCCAGCCTATTTATTTGCCTTAACTTGCTTTTCCCCCGCGAAACTctcactcacgcacacacgtGCACAGCCACAAGCggacgcacacacacacaggcctGGGGGAGAGGATAGCGAGCGGGAGCGGGTGCGAGAGAGGCGGGGAGCAGCGCGTACACAACGTATACAAAAGAAGACAATTACGAGTCAGCATCGAAGCGCACACTGGAAAAGGAGTCGAAGGGTCCCGCGACTCAGGGGCAAACGGCCAAACTCAATGACGGGCGCTTCGCAGGCACGCGCGCACGCACGCTACTCACAATTATTGCACTTGCACTCCAATGCGGGGGTTCGAGTTTACAATTTCGGTTCGAGCAATTCACATCCGAGCTTTAATttgacaacaacaaaaactagTGCTGGCACTGGCTCGGCGACGGCCCGAAACTATCGATTGCGCGGCGGCCCACGTGGCAACGCCGGGCGCGGTGGGTGCACCGGCTAAGTCACGGCTAACCATCGATAGGCGGGCTAGAGCAATCGATAACAGGCGGTTTGAATTCAAAGTTCAAATTTACATGCAAAATTATAGAGTTTAGTCAAATAATGTAAAGTGTGATATATTGTTTTGcgattttatattattttatttttatggtattttatgcattgtttctgtttttatgCATTAGGCTTAATCATTGTTTCTACAAAGGCAAGATAGTTCGTATAGTTGTAGTTCTGCCAGGAAGCCCAGCTTATtccattatttaatttcctgAGGGCTTCACTTTGGTCATTACACTCTTCGGTGTGAGCAAGTGCCAGTTCAGGTCTGCGCCTTAGTTCGCCCTTCAAGATGTGCGATTCCACGGCACCGTGAAGCGGTTTCCGCTGCACTGAGTTTCCAATGTCTGTGTGTCAGCGACTTCCTTCAAGAACCAAGAACGAACCTACTTCGATGAATCGCAATTATTGGGGCAACAGTGAAAGATTACCTTGTTGTTAATCTCTTagggaatatatatataaatacaagtGTACAAAACGATAACTAGGCTATGTTGTAAAGTTAGTTCATCTGGAAGTACTATTCCTAGTTACTACACCCACGCGAT containing:
- the LOC108023455 gene encoding rho GTPase-activating protein 190 isoform X3; the protein is MRQFNISVIGLSGTEKDRGQVGVGKSCLCNRFMRPMADDYFIDHISVLSQSDFSGRIVNNDHFLYWGDVRKTTDEGVEYQFNIIEQTEFMDDSTFQAFKVGKMDPYSKRCTATKVFSAEKLMYICKNQLGIEKEYEQKVMPDGRLSIDGFVVVFDVSPVPNRSVEKQVEFVQNVIATILKNKKPLVLVTTKNDDAYELYVREAEKISQRKDYKSTVQLIETSAHESINIDLAFLLLAQMIDKVKNRVKIISYQESAKSRKELLDTRSEAVTRLIRNQITDYHVLWTQGSKMLSQYREWNEFLNIFGHEAGQKLFRRHMKKLRDDHLNKKLHQYLDKFALALEYLLPDIGALNISDDDAWECARNYLQNHIEFEQYFFECPQASWTELVDMDEAEDEARIPFDVLETSEAETVFRNYLNSVQQDKKKIGWKQQFKMLLEESGFVTPGKQLSEVRVLFMGRECFEALSEHDCQQIYDIHQDDIIEKSKQNFVELLLEHAQYFLQFKNVDNITQEDVRQITDVIQEDSRYKMLDRLDQERRLMLVQHLRFIHCPIRDHCPFFYNCVDSLIEEVLSDKSAGNHKAPSGGGWKSSGSGSDRTLNLLIVGSEHLASDLLNDIRICTGSKGEYIYENQTYYLNYRIANGDMEAFKAIDVYSSGLICVYSNQQSFETLKDNLERTLLCNLELEDKFENLPIVLVYQPQDLKENEVEYLRNEGMRLSEMLHCDFIDHTQNHQKYVYDILNIVILSLKLTEMKSYEPYPSNHTDLRILCCIFCGDQYDIENIVQPLVAESTLVKASEHSVIVDVFIGDAKRRVEFILSSYHGTSQYRDELIHGYIYFYSAKRRSSLANLSILAAQNANIPLQIIAVTESGGVNAFFNSDICQFLITEGNAVADRFKGSFMTFSADQYVKFAFYNPFLKTAWDNKYEVENLHVEESITLDSGEGTLENSVNQMPRPPPRHESYMLSNTLGTDGSGSENYEMAPTRSLNSLNEERDISLDEIYDDNEKPKHLHQTDVSGSKDSLATHDAEWLEDKSDGRRNMNKNSIWNNFSGSTHAYTTGRRHIDSNLNKIRPKGPSQTLKVGEAPSRNCPAMSSSTFTLPTQQPGKLNMKNFQLVSDAVAKMNFTGSGSGSGSGSGSGSTGLGLGLGTGGSGSMADSYLEPCDKDGKRYDHAQLDGEDEDSEELAEYEQIYENEDCTESDSCASSTERRVRQQNAYYKASKKPVAAKKQKKKKVAIPVQTPRVPPFGSYVSPPEIPLHYQRMVAGGGGGPGEKKKPEPCVPDFMKSDKSPEYSMVPELAAAGIFGSENLPEYSAKCLKEYEKLEKLEKRRLKEETARLRKLQEKEKEQEKKLKRKLKQNSKGLVESAEAQFGKLMISSEQGEIPVFLNKCVEFIEKEGLDSEGIYRVPGSRAHVDMLFQRFEEDTSTEIDALDIPVNAVATALKDFFSKRLPPLFSKDIIKELEEIAGSRGVGNSKLNVEVKTDRSCRLIALKSLLQKLPPINFAILKYIFQHFVHVSDNSKLNSMDSKNLAICWWPTLIPIDFTDMGHFEQLRPYLEDIVQTMIDQFPYLFCGKDAFVMV
- the LOC108023455 gene encoding rho GTPase-activating protein 190 isoform X2, which produces MRQFNISVIGLSGTEKDRGQVGVGKSCLCNRFMRPMADDYFIDHISVLSQSDFSGRIVNNDHFLYWGDVRKTTDEGVEYQFNIIEQTEFMDDSTFQAFKVGKMDPYSKRCTATKVFSAEKLMYICKNQLGIEKEYEQKVMPDGRLSIDGFVVVFDVSPVPNRSVEKQVEFVQNVIATILKNKKPLVLVTTKNDDAYELYVREAEKISQRKDYKSTVQLIETSAHESINIDLAFLLLAQMIDKVKNRVKIISYQESAKSRKELLDTRSEAVTRLIRNQITDYHVLWTQGSKMLSQYREWNEFLNIFGHEAGQKLFRRHMKKLRDDHLNKKLHQYLDKFALALEYLLPDIGALNISDDDAWECARNYLQNHIEFEQYFFECPQASWTELVDMDEAEDEARIPFDVLETSEAETVFRNYLNSVQQDKKKIGWKQQFKMLLEESGFVTPGKQLSEVRVLFMGRECFEALSEHDCQQIYDIHQDDIIEKSKQNFVELLLEHAQYFLQFKNVDNITQEDVRQITDVIQEDSRYKMLDRLDQERRLMLVQHLRFIHCPIRDHCPFFYNCVDSLIEEVLSDKSAGNHKAPSGGGWKSSGSGSDRTLNLLIVGSEHLASDLLNDIRICTGSKGEYIYENQTYYLNYRIANGDMEAFKAIDVYSSGLICVYSNQQSFETLKDNLERTLLCNLELEDKFENLPIVLVYQPQDLKENEVEYLRNEGMRLSEMLHCDFIDHTQNHQKYVYDILNIVILSLKLTEMKSYEPYPSNHTDLRILCCIFCGDQYDIENIVQPLVAESTLVKASEHSVIVDVFIGDAKRRVEFILSSYHGTSQYRDELIHGYIYFYSAKRRSSLANLSILAAQNANIPLQIIAVTESGGVNAFFNSDICQFLITEGNAVADRFKGSFMTFSADQYVKFAFYNPFLKTAWDNKYEVENLHVEESITLDSGEGTLENSVNQMPRPPPRHESYMLSNTLGTDGSGSENYEMAPTRSLNSLNEERDISLDEIYDDNEKPKHLHQRFQIFPPPTTPPEPAPPDHQLITCTYKSQFVSASESSLEEITSDVSGSKDSLATHDAEWLEDKSDGRRNMNKNSIWNNFSGSTHAYTTGRRHIDSNLNKIRPKGPSQTLKVGEAPSRNCPAMSSSTFTLPTQQPGKLNMKNFQLVSDAVAKMNFTGSGSGSGSGSGSGSTGLGLGLGTGGSGSMADSYLEPCDKDGKRYDHAQLDGEDEDSEELAEYEQIYENEDCTESDSCASSTERRVRQQNAYYKASKKPVAAKKQKKKKVAIPVQTPRVPPFGSYVSPPEIPLHYQRMVAGGGGGPEKPEPCVPDFMKSDKSPEYSMVPELAAAGIFGSENLPEYSAKCLKEYEKLEKLEKRRLKEETARLRKLQEKEKEQEKKLKRKLKQNSKGLVESAEAQFGKLMISSEQGEIPVFLNKCVEFIEKEGLDSEGIYRVPGSRAHVDMLFQRFEEDTSTEIDALDIPVNAVATALKDFFSKRLPPLFSKDIIKELEEIAGSRGVGNSKLNVEVKTDRSCRLIALKSLLQKLPPINFAILKYIFQHFVHVSDNSKLNSMDSKNLAICWWPTLIPIDFTDMGHFEQLRPYLEDIVQTMIDQFPYLFCGKDAFVMV